The Sorghum bicolor cultivar BTx623 chromosome 6, Sorghum_bicolor_NCBIv3, whole genome shotgun sequence genome contains the following window.
ttgtagatttaaatctatgtttttctataattaaaaataataattcaTATGTGTAGTTCCAatggttcaattgtggtaaattttttatggtggactcattattgtatgcttgaactatggtaaaagtttcgtatccattggatcaagtaaaatttagttatagatttatttagctttattcttgttaaatctatgctttatctataactaagttatatgtgatccaatgagtatgaaatttttagcgtagttcaagcatacaataatgagcctgccataaaaattttaccacaattggaccataggaactacatatatgaattattctaattaattacagaaaaacatagatttaaagctacagaaaaaactttatactaaagtatatcatattatatattcactatgtagatctactcatcaggagtctaacaaaattgaattttttattttatgatttttctgtgatttattatgatttttcaaagattcagcggaaataaataaaaaacaaaaaacaaaaccaccctctaaaaccactctagggggttatttgaccggttttgaaagttcagggggtagaatatccggttttatagtttgaggggtgaagtattccaccttagatagtttggggggttatgtagactttttccctgATAGATTTATATATGATTTATTTAACCCGTGGAATGTATCGGCGGTAATGTGCTAAAGTTAGTGACCAGCAATTTTATTAGGTACTATGCATGGCTATCGAGAAACAATATTATTTTTGATAGACCGCCTAGCAGCACAACCCTTGTATTGCTCTCCCACAAGCCAGTTTCCACGGTTTAGGTTGCTCCCATCGCTCGCCGCTACTACGGGAATCGCTTTTGCTTTCTTTTCCTCCGGCTACTAAGATGTTTCAGTTCGCTAGGTTATGTAGTTTTTTGCATTCTATGATGGATGCTTATATTCATAATTGGTCAATAATGTTAAACACTTTTTCATGATGTTTTTAGAAGTATTGTGAGTGATTTTTGTAATCATGGATGCCTCTTTGTAATAATGTTGGGTATCTCGTCTTTCCTAAGGCTGAAACCAGAATAAATTTCTTTTGTTAACACAAAAGAGGTCTGCCATAATCGTATCAGGGTTGCTTTAATTATGAAACACTAGTCCGCATAATAACGTACGAAGTGCAGAATATAGCTCTTCAGTTTGAATATAGTCCTATTTGTACAAACAACAGTATAAGGGCATGATTGGTTTGCGTATCAACCAAGCTTAGCTCGTATCCATGAGATAGGCGGGCCCTCAGGGTATAGGTTGAGCATATATGCTACAGTATCATGTTCGGTTCTCATATGAGAAGGCGACCATTGTACCTGCCTGCTTGCCTCAGTCCTGCAGCAAGCAACTATGATCTGTCCGAATTTAGAGGAAAATGAATACAGGCAAATGATAGTGGCATGAGTAAATAAACACCATCAATCCATCATTAATTTATAATCCATACATGAAGCCTGAAGGATGTCCAAAATCAGTTGCTTGCAGTTGCACCGTTACGAGCAAAACGAGACCTCAGCTGGCATGTGGCACACACACAGTAGCACCGAGCACCGCACCGGCATCAGCACTCAAAGGCAGGAGCAGCATCTGTACCATGCAGCATCGAGGTGAACAGTTTCTTCAACGCTTCCGCGGAGGAAGCACCACCATTCTTACGGGTGCTGCTGCCGATCAGCTCCCGAATCTCCTTCACGCGCCGCCTCATCTCGGCCCCTTTGGCGGTGTCCCCCATCACCGTCTCCAGGACCTCCGCCAGCCGCGCCCGCTCGACCGCCGGCGAGCCCTCGGCGTTCCCCCTCGCCACCTCGACGCAGGCGCCCCACTCCCGCTCCAGCATCTCGCAGTTGAAGAACTGGTCCCCTTGCAGCGGCCACCCGATGATGGGCACGCCGTGCGCCACGCTCTCCAGCACCGAGTTCCACCCGCAGTGGCTCAGGAACGCGCCGGTCGACGCGTGCGCCAGGATGCTCAGCTGCGGCGCCCACCCGCGGACCAGGAGGCCCGTGCCGTTGGCGCGCACCCTCTCCTCGAATCCTTCCGGCAGCCACTTGTCCGATCCGAACGCGAACGTTCCCGTGTCGTTGTCGTCGCCGAACCCGACGGGCGGCCGGATGGCCCAGACGAATGGCCGGCCGGTGAGCTCCAGCGCCGCGGCCAGTTCCATCATTTGCTCCGGCCGTAAGCTGTTCTGGGAGCCGAACGAGATGTACAGCACCGACAGCTTCAGCTTCTCACGGGCGTCCAGCCACCGCATGATGCTGTCGCTGTCGCCATCGCGGTGGCTGGTGTGCTGTGTCGGGAGGCGGATAAGCGGGCCGATGGGCAAGACCGGCACGCCCAAGGTTCGCCGGAGCATGCGCAGCCCGGCcggctccaactcctccacggtGTTGATGAGCACGGCGTCGGTGTCGTACCCGAGCGCTATCTGCCGACGGTGAAAGGCGGACCACGGGTCCGTGCcgtcggcgaggaggaggtgcgCCGGGAGCTGCGAGCGGTGGACCGTGACCTCCGGGTGGTCCAGAAGGCAGAACGCCTCCGCCGGCTGCTCGCCTCCGGGTGCGCGGCGGTGCGGGAGGTGGTTCCAGAGCGAGTGGTACACCATGCTGCCGAACGCGCCGCAGGAGTCGAAGAACGCGTGCCCTGCGCCGCGCCGGCGCGCGGCGGCAGTCGTCCACGCCTGGAAGGGGTcagcaacgacgacgacgacgaccggcGCGCCCTCTTCTTCGTCAGCAGCAGCGTCGTCGGCGCAGACGTCGGCCAGGAAGGCGTCGAAGGCGGCTTGGAGCGAGGGCGACTCGGTGGACTGGAAAAGCTCGAGGAAGTGGCGGACGTGGACGGCGTCGGCGGACTCGGCCCCCGCGGGCAGGCCGTGCTCCTCCGGCACGAAGGGCAGCGCGTGGAACCTGAGGAACGGcgcctccaccgccgccgcggaggaggaggaggagcttgCGCGGAGCGCGACCACGTTGCGCGGCGTGGAGACAAGCGTGATGGCCGCCGAGGGCAGCGCGGAGTGGAGGCGCGCCGCGAGGGAGAGGAACGCGGCGAAGTGGCCCTGCGCCGGGAACGGGACGAGGATGACGTGCATGCGTACGTGATCGCTGGGCATGGTGACCATCTGCGTTGGAGACTGGAGAGCAAACTATGTTGCACGTTCTCCTCTGCTTTAAGACTAAACGAACTAACACGGGAGACCCACGTTCCGCGAGGGAATAGAATAAAGATGATATCCTTACAATTACAAACCATGTGTTTGGTTGGTGTGCGCGCGCGTTTCGTATGGTTTGTAAGGCCTTTTTTAGTTCCAGAATTTTTTGTGAAATGGACATTGTAGTATTTTAGTTTCAGAATTTTTTGTAAAATgaatattgtagtatttttgtttgtttttgataaatattgtttaaactaactagactcaaaatattcgtcttatAAATTTCAAACAATTTAtacaattatttatttttttatctatatttaatgctggaGGAAAAGTTGATGCTAGGAGCATGTATGCCGAATGCAGGTGGAGCAAAAAGTTGATGCAATAGACCAGGTTATGCGTTCACCAGAATTTTCGTCTGGGACCATGCATGGTTGTCGATGAGTACTGTTTGTTTTCCGCACAACGAATGGACGAACCAGCAATTGTATTGACAGagtttaattatacagtttgtctctaaattgtaaaataaattttttaagtctaattattttataactagataatgtttgtcaaataaaaatgaaaatagtacagtgtcgaaatctaaaaaaaattaaatctaaacaagacccaaagcGTGTTCGCGCGGGAAGGGGCGACCAACCATACGCTGGAATAGTCTCTGGCAGAGGGGTAGACTTCCGGGAGTCTCGTGAAGCTTCCGTCCGTAGCTCCGCCGGCGAGCACTTGCAGCCGTCGGCGTTCATCTCTCTCCATCTGTTGCTCCGCTGGCGTGCATTCCTGCTGCCGGTGGTGTCCATCTTTCTCTTCCTGTTGCTCCACCGGCGAGATCTTGTACCTGTCGGCGTCCATCTCTCTCCGTTCCTAGCTTCGCCGGCGAACACCTTGCAGCTGTTGGCATTCGTCTCTTTCTCGTTGATTTCTAGCGTGAGTTTCCGTTAATTTATCCCCAATCTATTCGGATTTCAAGCACACCTACTCCCTATCGTGATTCGGGCTGGTTAAAGGGTAAACATTGGGTTTGCTTCTCGGCCTTGGTCACGATTCTGGGCAGCAGTGTGCTGGTATCTATCTAGATATTTTGGGAACAAGATCAAATCCAACTCGAATTTGCAATCGAGAAGGATAATGGAGCAGGAACTGAATGATTTGCTCCAGCATTTGGAGATTCGTGAGGATGAAGAACAAGGCATTGTGCTGGAAGAAGACCTAGAGGATTTAAAAGCAGAGGCACGTTGGACAGCCTTGGCAAAGGTTAGTTCTTCTAAAGCCTTCAGTCATACTGCATTCTTTGCTaatatgaagtatgcttggaacttggcaaaggaCGCTAGATTTAAGGCCATAGAGGAGAATCTTTTTGTGGTACAGTTTTCATGCCTAGGGGACTGGAGCAAGGTAATGGACGAGGGACCTTGGTTCTTTAGAGGACATGCTGTTCTCTTAGAAGAATATGATGGAATCACAAAGCCCTCCAAGGTACAATTTAATCATTTGGCAATGTGGGTTCGCATCTATGATCTACCAACAGGCTTCAGAACAAAGAATATAGGTCGTCAGTTGGGAGATAAAATTGGTAAATTTCTAAAAGTGGAGCTGGATGATGATTTTAGTGGTTGGAGAGACTATCTACGCATTAGGATTAAGATGGATATATCGAAACCACTAACAAGAATTATTTATGTATCTTTGGGGGCCGACGGAAAGCGTGAAGCATTCCGTGTTAAGTATGAGAAATTACCTAAATTCTGCGCTGTCTGTGGGTTGATTGGTCATGCTGATACTGAATGTGGTGATGGAGTGCATGACAAGAAGTCCTTTCAGTATGGAGACTGGTTAATTGCAAGCCCCGAGAGGAAAGTGAAAGTAATAGGAAGCAGATTTTTGGGTTCAGCAGATACAAAAGGATCAGATTCCAGGGAGCAATCCAAGTACTCTCTATCCAAGAGAAGCAATGAGACTAATAAGAATGCTGGTAGCAGTCAGAGAGACTCAGTGGGTGATGAAGTTGATATTCAAGTAGATGCGAGAAGCCCTTTGAATAAAGATAGTGAAAATGCTTGTGGAGAGCTTATTGATAACAACCAAGCTATGGCACTTGTTCCTGTCACTAATAAGTTGGAAATACTAGGAAATAACATTGAAGAATTTAGTGGTTGTCAATTGATGAAAGATGGTGACTCAAAAGGGCGGGTCCCAAAACGTCAAAGAATGGAAGGGTGGGAAGGcgaagatattgagatgagatcggCGGGCTCCCTAGTGGAGTACCGCCGGGAGCAATGAAAACCTTGTGCTAGAACTGTCGTGGGATTGGCAACCCCGCGACAGTCAAGGAACTTCGCGATCTTGCGAAGGACTATGCCCCCTCGGTTATGTTCATCATGGAAACACAAATTAGCAAATACCGAGTGGAAAATTTGCGATATACTTTGAGTTTCGATAATAGCTTTGCTGTTAATAGCTCTGGAAGGAGCGGAGGACTTGGACTTTTTTGGAACAATGATGTGTTGTTATCTATCCAGAAGTACTCAAATTACCACATTGATACAATAATTTCAGAACACGGGAAGGAACCTTGGCGCATGTCCTTTATTTATGGTGAGCCAAATAGGTCTTTAAGGTTTCGTACTTGGGACATCATGAAGCAAATGAGAAGTGATACAGACTTGCCTTGGGTGTGTATGGGTGATTTCAATGAAATTCTTAGGAGAGAAGAACAGTTGGGTCCAAATGAAAGGGAGGAGTACCTCATGGAGGGCTTTCGAGGTGCAGTGGATGTGTGTCAGCTTCGTGATATTGGTTATATTGGTTTGGGCTGGACTTTTGAAAAGAAGGTGGCAGGTGGACACTATGTTCGGGTTCGTCTAGACAGGGCTCTTGCTTCAGTGAATTGGTGTGCTCGTTTTCCTCTGGCTGCAGTACAACACCTTACAACAGTTAAATCTGATCATTGCCCTATTCTCCTATCTCATGTGCCAGATGAAAGGAATGAAGGTGGAGGGTGTCAAGGGAAGCCGTTCAGATATGAGTTAATGTGGGAGACAAATGAGAGGCTATCCTCACTAATAGAGCAAATCTGGAAGAATGGGCAACACTGTAACTCTGTAAAGGATATGAAGGATAAACTTTTCCATCTTGGTGAAGAACTTAAGTCCTGGGGAGGGAAGACTTTTGGTGCTGTAAGAAAGGAGCTACGTGTTCAGAAGAAAAGATTAGAGCAATTGCGTGTTGATCCATCTAGAAATATCGTGTCTGAAGAGGAACAAAAGATAGTGAATCGCATTACTTTGCTGAATTATCAAGAAGAAATAATGTGGAGACAACGATCTCGCATTACTTGGCTTCATGAAGGAGATAGTAATACCAAATTTTTTCACCAAAGAGCAAATAGGAGAAGAATTAGAAATCGAATAGTCAAGCTTAATCGACCAGATGGGTCAGAGTGTACAAATGTGTATGAGCTGCATCAGATGGCAGTGGATTTTTATCGCAACTTATTTGAGTCTGAAGGCATATCTAATATGAATCTTGTACTTGATCACATTCCTCGTAAGGTGACTGATGACATGAATCAATTTTTATGCGCTCCTTTTAATGAGACTGAAGTAAAGAATgctctttttcaaatgtttccaACCAAATCGCCAGGTCCTGATGGCTTTCCTGCTCATTTCTTTCAGCGCAACTGGGATGTTTGTGGTGATGATTTAACAAGGATGGTGCTGAATGTTCTCAATGGAGATGAGTTGCCAACTGAGATAAATAGTACGTTCATTGTTCTAATCCCAAAAGTACAAAATCCAACTTCCTTGAGCCAATTTCGACCAATTAGCCTATGCAATGTGATATACAAAATTATATCAAAGGCACTGGCAAATCGACTGAAATGTGTTCTCTCGGATATCATCTCTAAAGAGCAATCAGCATTTGTCCCTGGTAGAGTTATTACTGACAATGTCCTAGTGGCATATGAATGTTTGCACTTTATGCGCACTAATCGATCCAAAAGAAATGCTCACTGTGCCTTGAAACTAGATATGACAAAAGCCTATGATAGAGTTGAGTGGAGCTACCTTGAGGCCGTGATGCTGAAATTAGGTTTTAGTCGAGTGTGGGTGGACAAAGTTATGAAGTGTGTTAAATCAGTCTCCTTCTCAATCTTATTTAATGGAGAACGACTTCAGGAATTTAAACCATCTCGAGGAATTCGACAAGGTGATCCTATTTCTCCATACTTATTTCTCCTATGTGCTGAAGGACTATCTAGTGTGCTCAAAGGAGTAGGTGAAGATGGTGGTGTCCAAGGAATTGAAATATCATGTACTGCTCCAAAGATTAACCATCTCTTGTTTGCTGATGACAGTCTTTTATTTTTCAAGGCAGCAACAAGGAATGCTCAAGCAGTTTATGAATCTCTAACCAAGTATTGTGAAGCATCTGGTCAAAAAGTGAACTTGGAAAAATCATCAATCCTGTTCAGCAAAGGTTGTAAACAAGTGATTCGAGATGAGATTAAATCTATAACCCATGTCGACAATGAGTCactaaatgaaaaatatttaggATTACCAACTGAAGGCGGTAGAACAACTAATGGAATTTTCAAATATCTAAAAGATAGAGTTTGGAACAAAGTACAAGGCTGGATAGAACAAACCTTATCAGctggaggaaaggaagttttaaTTAAATCTGTTGCCCAAGCAATTCCCACTTATACTATGGGTTGTTTCAGGTTACCAAGGGGATTGTGTGATCACATAAATTCTTTATTACGTAAATTCTGGTGGGGAAGTGCAAAtggaaaaaggaaaacaaattGGGTGTCATGGGAACATATGGTTCAACCAAAATatatgggtggattgggatttagAGATATTGAAATTTTCAATCTTGCGCTTCTAGCAAAGCAGGCATGGCGCATTCTTACTAGGCCAGAATCACTTTGTACTCAGATCCTGAAATCAGTTTATTTTCCCTCAGGTGACCTACTTAATGCTACTCTTGGAAATAATCCGTCGAAAACCTGGAGGGCTATATATGATGGGATAGAGGTATTGAAACAAGGGTTGATCAAGTACAGAAATCTGGAACTGCAATTGGATACCGAGGAAGGGTATGTGTAGGCCTATGTGCTCTAAGGAGTCTAACCCTCCAACAAAAGTATGTGAACTGATTGATCATACCACTATGACATGGAAGTCTGAGTTAGTGAAGCGTGTTTTCTATCCAATTGACAGTGAAGCAATTCTTCAGATGCCTTTAAGCATGAGAAAACAGAAAGATTGCTGGGCTTGGCATCATGAGAAAAATGGTCTTTTTACTGTACGCTCTGCTTATAGAATGTTGATTGAGCTTAAGAAAAGTAGGGAGGATTACTTTGAAGGCCGAGCTAATTGTTCTGATTTTGCAACAAGTCAAAAAGAATGGAAAAAACTATGGAGTATGAAGTTGCCATCAAAAATTAAAGTGTTCTGTTGGCGTCTTGCTCTAAATTCAATACCAACTGCGAGTGTGCTGAAAAGCAGGAACCTAGCATCTACATCTCATTGTAAAATTTGTGGAGCTGTTGATGATACATGGGAGCATTCTTTGCTTTTCTGCACAATGTCCAAATGTGTTTGGGCTCTACTAGATGAGGATATAACAAACTTAATTTCTCATTTGCGCATCTCTAACCCAAAACATTGGATTACCTTTATGTGCTGCAATATTCCTCAAGCTGATGGGATACGTGTTCTTGTTACTTGTTGGGCAATATGGCAGGCAAGAAGGAAGGCGATTCATGAGGGAGTCTTTCAGAGCCCTTTCTCCATAATGGTTACGATCAATCGACAAATTGAAGAACTACAAATGATAAGGGGAATGGAGCTTAAGGGAGGGAACCAAAATCAGTCTAAACAAAAAACTCGGCTTTGGAAAGCACCAGATCAAGGTAAATGCAAAATAAATGTAGATGCTGCTGTAAACCGGGTTGGATCCAAAGGAGCCGTTGGAGTGGTCTGCCGTAATGATCGAGGAGAGTTCATTGCACCTAGTGCTATGATTATACCAAATATAACTGAACCTGAGACTCTTGAAGGAATGGCTTGCTTGGAGGCACTAGCTCTTGCTGAAGATTGTGGTATTCGAAAGATAATAGTGGCTTCAGATTGCCTTAACATTGTGAGGAACATTAGTGAAATGCCTCTTTGTACTTATGTGATGATCCTCAAGGATATCCAGGAAAGGGCAAAATCCTTTGATTATGTGCGTTTTGCACATGAAGGTAGGGAATGTAATAGGGAGGCTGATCGTCTAGTTAAATATGCATGTTCACTTGAAGATGGTCGTCATGTATGGCTTGGCTCTCCTCCTGTATTTCTGAATGTAAACATTTCAATTGAGTAATATAATCCCTATCTtacactcaaaaaaaaaaaacatacgcTGGAACAGGCTGCCCTGCTGAGCGCACGCAGAGTCGCGATGGCGAGCGAGAGCGGCATTGGCTAAGGCTGTGTTTAGTACTGAAGGGAAAAATTTTGTGGTACTGTaatactttcatttgtttgtggtaaattattgtccaattatagactaattaggttcaaaagactaattagtttttatttttgtctatatttaatatttcatgcatacgtctaaagatttcatgtgatggaaaatctttaaatttttttaattttgtgttggaagtaaacaaaggcCTAAGCCAATCCTAGCGACCGAAATTTCCGGGATGGAGAGCGAGCTAGTACGAGCACATCGAACGTTGTTGTGGTTTCATGTAGTTGTGGTAAAATGTTTGGTACTAGCTCGCTCTCCCAAAATTTCGATGGGTAAAGCTAGTGCAAATAACAGCATCACCAAACATTTTAGTACCAGACATTTTAGTACTAGCTTTACCAAACATTTTAGTTACATTTTAACtgcctcttggagttgctcagcTATATCATGATGTTGTTTCTGAATCGAGTTCAGGTATTCAACGCCGCACGCGAGCAAGTGGAACACGCAGCAGGCCGGTGGAACACACGCCACGCTCCCGCAACTGGGCTTGGGCCCATTCATTACGGATCCATCTTTTGtatcagggccttgtttagttccgaaaagttttcggaactgtagcactttcgtttttatttgataaacattattcaattataaagtaactaggcttaaaagatttatctcgtgatttatagataaactgtgcaattagtttttattttcatctatatttaatattccatgtggcgtaagattcgatgtgatagggaatcttaaaaagattttagtttttgaggtgaactaaacaagtcccagGTGGAGCGCTGCTGCGCCTGCTGGGCGGTGCTTCCTGTTCAGTGTTCACCATCCCGGCTGGAGTAGTGGTCATCATAGCGCCGCCCTCCGTGCCGTGCGCCGTTGGTGCCGCTGCACGCCCCGCAGCCGCAGGGGCAGGACTCGCCGTTGTCCTTGTCACGGCCTCCGGTGGCTGCAGCGCGGCCGACCGAGAACCCAACGCGCGTGAACCCGAAGTCAGTCACAGGTCGCCATGCACGCGCGTAACAACCACGGCCCACGCGAGCGTCGCCTTGGCGCGTTCTCGTGAAGCCTCTCATGTAGGTTCGTCGTTCATAGTAGCATAATACTACTCTCGAACACCAACGTGACTAAGAGAACCCAGCGATGCATACATCCCGTTAGATGAAGGTGATTTTTGATTTAGTGGAGGCTTTTGCACACATGATCCGGCTTTGGATTACAAAGACACGAACCTTGCA
Protein-coding sequences here:
- the LOC8058739 gene encoding UDP-glycosyltransferase 92A1, producing the protein MVTMPSDHVRMHVILVPFPAQGHFAAFLSLAARLHSALPSAAITLVSTPRNVVALRASSSSSSAAAVEAPFLRFHALPFVPEEHGLPAGAESADAVHVRHFLELFQSTESPSLQAAFDAFLADVCADDAAADEEEGAPVVVVVVADPFQAWTTAAARRRGAGHAFFDSCGAFGSMVYHSLWNHLPHRRAPGGEQPAEAFCLLDHPEVTVHRSQLPAHLLLADGTDPWSAFHRRQIALGYDTDAVLINTVEELEPAGLRMLRRTLGVPVLPIGPLIRLPTQHTSHRDGDSDSIMRWLDAREKLKLSVLYISFGSQNSLRPEQMMELAAALELTGRPFVWAIRPPVGFGDDNDTGTFAFGSDKWLPEGFEERVRANGTGLLVRGWAPQLSILAHASTGAFLSHCGWNSVLESVAHGVPIIGWPLQGDQFFNCEMLEREWGACVEVARGNAEGSPAVERARLAEVLETVMGDTAKGAEMRRRVKEIRELIGSSTRKNGGASSAEALKKLFTSMLHGTDAAPAFEC